One Eriocheir sinensis breed Jianghai 21 chromosome 67, ASM2467909v1, whole genome shotgun sequence DNA segment encodes these proteins:
- the LOC126988055 gene encoding neuropeptide F receptor-like has product MDNHTLANGTNDTFSVDWKTILERSQQNYLGTAARASLITVYALLITAGILGNLILAAAIMRRPELRREAHNVYIINLTVSDVSLCVVCMPFTLLGLLHSNYTLGNFICKLVPMLQCTNILVSTATIVAIAADRYFTIVRVTGNSRARARVPWSVAAIWLVSLAFTLPLFAYYYVTQVMLGGLLLYEKCVETWPSPMVKYSWTIALIVMQYVIPILVLSFVHGRIHKYLSTHALSQRDPRRAQREIERNRRTTLLLTSVAAAFAVCWLPWHVVNLLADFNYAGFVRAPEYFFVVFGSCHAIAMSSACTNPVLYGWLNTTLRNELSALLSFVRDILNLSMSRN; this is encoded by the exons ATGGACAACCACACGCTCGCCAACGGCACCAACGACACCTTTAGTGTTGACTGGAAGACCATACTCGAGAGGAGTCAGCAGAACTACTTGGGCACGGCGGCGCGTGCCTCGCTCATCACCGTGTACGCGCTGCTCATCACCGCCGGCATCCTCGGCAACCTGATCCTGGCAGCGGCGATCATGCGGCGGCCCGAGCTGCGGCGCGAGGCCCACAACGTGTACATCATCAACCTGACGGTGTCCGACGTGAGCCTATGCGTGGTGTGCATGCCCTTCACGCTGCTCGGCCTGCTGCACAGCAACTACACGCTCGGGAACTTCATCTGCAAGCTGGTACCGATGCTGCAGTGCACCAACATCCTAGTGTCAACGGCCACCATCGTTGCCATCGCCGCGGACCGCTACTTCACCATCGTGCGGGTGACGGGCAACAGCCGCGCCCGCGCCCGCGTGCCGTGGTCCGTGGCGGCCATCTGGCTGGTGTCGCTGGCCTTCACGCTGCCGCTCTTCGCCTACTACTACGTGACGCAAGTCATGCTGGGCGGGCTGCTGCTGTACGAGAAGTGCGTCGAGACGTGGCCCTCGCCGATGGTCAAGTACTCGTGGACAATCGCGCTCATCGTCATGCAGTACGTCATCCCCATTCTGGTGCTCAGCTTCGTGCACGGACGCATTCACAAATACCTGAGCACGCACGCCCTGTCCCAGCGCGACCCGCGGCGGGCACAGCGCGAGATCGAGAGGAACCGCCGCACCACGCTGCTCCTCACCTCCGTCGCCGCCGCCTTCGCCGTCTGCTGGCTGCCCTGGCACGTGGTCAACCTCCTCGCAGACTTCAACTACGCGGGCTTTGTTAGG GCGCCGGAGTACTTCTTTGTGGTGTTCGGGTCCTGCCACGCCATCGCCATGAGCTCGGCGTGTACCAACCCTGTGCTCTACGGCTGGCTCAACACCACCCTCAGGAACGAGCTCTCCGCCCTCCTCTCCTTTGTACGTGATATCCTGAACTTGAGCATGAGCCGAAATTGA